The region aatacagGCTCAGTAAAAATAATGGAATCAGGGTGATCAGCAAATGCTGTCTTTGGAGATGACTTGAAGGTTAATCGGAGCCAATTGTTCAAAAAGTAGAGAAAGAGTTTTATAGGCAGAGAGAACATAAGCAAACTCTAGGTGGGAAAGACTTGTGCACTCAAGCTTGGTGGGCAAGAGATGGTGTAGAGGCCCGGGCTGGCTCTTGCGGAACCTGGTAGGACATGGTAAAGATTTTGGATTTTATCTAAAGTGCAGTGGGAAACTATTACGGGGTTTTAAGCAGAAGAATGACATGatccatttacatttttaagagaTTACTCTGCTGGGTGGAGGGTAGATGGGAAGGAGTCCCAGAGACCAGTGGGAAGCTCTCAAATGGGTCATCAGATGGGAGATGTTGGCCTAGACTTGGTGATAAAGAAAGGTGGACCATAGCCTGTGATTGACATACAGGAATTATCCCTACTTTCTGGGTAAGAGAAATTAAGATTCAGACGCCAGGAAACTGAAAACAGTGCATTTACACAGAGCAAGTACCTCATGCTTTTCTGGTAATTACTAGAATGGACTGTGTCAGTCCACTACTTCGTCTAACCTGAGGTACATTCACTGTAAACTGTTAAATGCCAGGTTATCACACAAATCACTGTAGTAAAGTTGGGAGGAAGACTAGGGGGGAACCCACACTTCATGTTATCCAGGGTAATGCACCTACTAAGTTATAGAGGTTGAAGTAATACCACAGTCATCTGCTTTTGGGCCAAAGTTTTTTCCAGGACAATCTGTGGGGATTGGAAAGAGGAGAGTCagccagggaaggagagagggtcgCTCTGGGATTGGGACATTGTGTCTTTATTCCACAGAGACTCCAAGCGCCCTAAGTACTGCATCGAGCTGAGCGCCCAGCCTGTGGGGCTTGTCCGAGTACACAAGGTCCTGGTGGTGGGCAGCAACCAAGACAGCCTGCATGGCTTCACCCACAAGGTGTGGCCTCCGTGCAGACACCTCCCCTACCCCAGTCCCTGCACGCGTGTCTCCTCCATCCCCCTTAGCAAGCGAGCCCTTCTGGTGTTCCCTTCCCAGCAACTCCAGATATCCCTTCTTTCCACTCCAAAGCCCTGAGCACCCTGCAGACACTTACCTGTTCCCTCCCAGGGTAAGAGGCTGTGGACAGTGCAGATGCCAGCAGCCATCCTGACCATGAACCTCCTGGAGCAGTGCTCCCGGGGTCTGCAGGCCGTCATGGCCGGGCTGGCCAATGGAGAGGTCCGCATATACCACGACAAGGCCCTGCTCAACGTCATCCGCACGCCGGTGAGCTGCTCACTCCTCCTGGCCCCACTCCCACCTTTGGGGCTTCTCAGCTGCCTCTCCTGATCCCCCTCCACCTGCCACCCTGAACTTTTGGTGCGTTTTGAAAACATTCGTTCAGCATCTCATGTGCACAATTCACTGTATTGGAAGGATAAACCAATGACTGAATCCTTACTGTCAGGGAGCTTACAGTCTGAGGTGACAGCCAGCCATAGACACAGCTAATCCAGACACAAGGCAGACTAAAGCAGAGCAGAGCACTGAAAAAGCACAGAGGCAGCCTGGTGACTGGGGGTGGTGGTGAAGGATAAATGGGGATGGAACTCCGTTTGCTTCAATAAATGGAGTGGCTAAATGGAGGAAGAATATTCCAGACTGGAAATAGCATGAACAAAGGCTGAGAGCCATAAGTATTCTTGATAAAGGAATCCAGGTAGTTTGATGAATTTGAACCAGTTTTTCAAACACAGAGTTGGAGTCATCAGACCAATTTAATGGGCCACAACCAGCAACCAGAAAAAGAAGTTTAGAGACTTTtgtttacatgtatgtataaagTGTCCTATGTCACATAAAATTTGAAAGCAACTGGTTTGGACCACAGGCTGCTGGGAGGGCAGGCAGTAGGTGGTGTGCGAGATGGGGAAAGGGTAAAGAGAGCTGATAGAAAAGGCAGGTTGGAGTCGGATGTGGAAGGCCTTGAATGTCCTAATAACAAGGACGAAAGCCATCAGAGGTCTTTTAGCAGAGAACAGACATGATCATATTTGTGTTTTTGAAaggcagcagaggcagcagtGTGAAGGACAGAATAGGGAGGAAGGCTGGGCTGGGAGACCTATTAGAGAGCTGACCCTAAAAAACCAGAAATGTTCAGTCTGGAACTATGGCTGTGGCAGTGAGATTGGAGAGATTAAAAATACAGGAACTATTTCAGAGGCAGCATTGCCCCAGGCCTTGCCTCACATCTCATCTGTTACCTCATATCTTGGTTCTCCCAGTCTTGTCCGTGCTCTCCCCTGAGTCTTGCTCCCCTCGCTGAGATATTTGCCCAACTAAACCCTAGTGTTTCCACCACAGGATGCAGTGACCAGCCTTTGCTTTGGCCGCTACGGGCGGGAAGATAACACCCTCATCATGACTACACGAGGTGAGGCGAGTCAGAGCTGGTGAGGGTTTTAGAGCTGGGAGTCAGTGGGGCAGGAAGGATCCTGGGAAAGAAAAGGTGGATGTGGAACACCGGCGGGCCTGGGTTTGGAAAGCCAGGCCTGCAGACACATGTCCTATCCGGGACTGCGCCTTCACTGGAGACAGCTCAGCAGTTTGATGTCGCTACCCAGGGGCCAGGCCCTGGCTGTGTCTCCAGTTCACTCCAATATCCCCAGCATCTTCCATCACAGTGGTCAGTAAAtaactgctgaatgaatgaatgaatgaatggtaggACACACTTCATTCCTTCAGAGTCTTGGCAGGAAGACAGTAATGGGTTGTTATGAGACAGGCTGTTTGGGGAAGAAAGACTGGGAATGTGGGGTGGAACTGGGGAGGACAAACCTGCTTATGTCTGTCCCCTTCCCTAGGTGGTGGCCTGATTATCAAGATCCTGAAGCGTACAGCAGTGTTTGCGGAGCGGGCAGGTGAGGCGGGCCCCCCGCCAGCCCAGGCCGTGAAGCTCAACGTGCCCCGGAAGACCCGGCTTTATGTGGATCAGACACTGCGAGAGCGGGAAGCTGGCACCGGTGAGACTCAAACActggctccttcctcctcctctccccgcaTTGCTCCAAAACAGTGAAACTGGGTGAATGCCATCTGGGTGCCCTGAGCAGTGGGAGGAGACTGGGGTGAACCAGGTGGATCTGGTCCTCTGGAAGCCCAGGGACAGCCTAGGAGGTACACCCTGCCAACAAAGAACCCGGCCTCAAGTTGGAAAGTGCTGTGGGTGACGGTGAGAGCTCTTAGAATTCAGAGGAGGGAGCAGTCATTTCTAGATGCAGAAATTCTCGTGAGAGAAGTAGAATTTGATTAAGGTTCTTCCTTTCCATATTCAGTTTTTACTGCTCTTTTGTTCGTTCATTCATACCTATGATTATGCCAGGCCTTGTGCCAGGTGCCTTGAATTAGGCTAGTCCCTACCTGAAGAACTCAGTGTACCTCACTAACTTCATGTGGCGTGACAGGTGTAGAAGTCTCCGCAAAGGGCTTTTGAGGCACAGAAGAGAGGGTATGTTTGCCTGGGAGACTGGGGAGGGCTTCAGAGAGAGATGAGATTGGATTTGAGCCTAACAGATGATTACAAGTCCACCAGCCAGAGCCGGGTAGGGAAGGGCAATTGAGGCCGAGGCTTGGGTGAAGGCACAGGGCCCTACCTGGATTCACACAGCATCTGCCGTGTAGCTGCAGGAAGGCTCCACGGCCagaggggaggctggagaggcaggtCAGCCAGCTCCAAAAGGGTCTCAAATGCAAAGTTCAAATGTTTTGGTTTATTCTGTGTAGTGGAGAGCTGGGAAAGACGTTAAGCAGAAAAATACAGTAACTCAACCACCTCTGTCTTTAAAAGGGATCTTGCTTGCAGTTTAAAGGATGAATTAGAGGATAAAGAAAATAGCAGCAGGCTGTTGTAAGCTGGAGAATCCAAGGGAAGTGATGGATATATTAGATAAATAGGAAGTTCTCTAAGGTAGAATGAAAATATGCAAAAATCCGTAGCTTTTGTATATACCAACAGTCAccagttagaaaatataatggaaagtttccatttacaatagcaaggaAATCCTCAGAAATAAATGTAACAAGAAAACATACAGAGtctaataaagaaaattataaaactgttctaaagaacagaaaagaccACCTGAGTATTTAAATGACGAGACTTACCAAGTCTCAGGGTAGTAAGACGTAATGTTGTAAAGCTGTTAATTAATTAACAGCTTCTGAAATTAACCTAGAAACCTAGCAGAGTTACAGTGAAAATCCCATTGGGGTTTCTTTTGTGGACTTGACCAGCTGATTCTAAGAGTAGAGCTAAGAAATTTGGGAGAAATTAGAATGAGGAGACTCAGCCCATCACATAGCAGAATGAACTATGAAGCTGTAGGAACTAGCAGCTGTGGTATCAGTGTAAGAATTGATACGATCAGTGGCACCTTTAGGAAGTCCAGAAACAGACTCTTGTATGTGTGGAAAGTCAGTAGATGATAAAAGTGTCATTTCCAATTAGTGGAGAAAGAAGAGACTGTCcaaaaaacacaattaaaaacaaCTTGTTTATAGGAAAAAGATTAGAATGCTACCTCATACCAAACAGAAAAGTTAGTTCtgggtaaattaaaaataaaccgtGAAAGTActagaggaaaaaggaaaggttAAAGGATGGAGTAACATAAAGACATCAAACTTCTGAACAGCCGAAGACACCTCACATGCACAAGGAGCGAGGACAGACTGGCAGAGCAAGGTGCTCAGTCTGGAAAGGGGAGAcagtggggatggaggggagggagtgagCTCTGGACGTGGCTTTGAGGAAGAGTCATCCAATCCTGGCAAATGATTGGATGTGAGGGGTGAACCTAGGTGACGTGATGGAGGGGGATGCTGTGATGGAGTTAGGGAAATGAGGGTGGTTTCCACAGTGTTGAGCTTCAGGTGTTAATGGGATGTCCAGGTGGAGGTGACCATCAGGCAGTTAGAGGCAGCAGGCAGGCCAGGCTCCAAGCTGCCTGAGGTATGGTGCACGGTACCAAATGTGAACATGggccaggccctgagctgggcacTAAGGACTCGGCAGTGGtgagtccctgccctcaggagctGGTGGTGGTTCCTCTTTGGGGTGGTCACAGCCAAGGCAGGACATAGATTGTGCAGCAAGGAAGGCAGAGGATGAGAAGAGGGCCAAGGACAAAACTCAAGGGAACCTCAGCCCTTAATAGAAGGAACCAGTGAAGGAGGCTGAGATTGTGTGGGCACCCAGGTGGTGGGAGAACCAGGAAGGAGAAGCAGGAAGTGGTCTGCAGCATCCAGTGTCAGCAGAAGGCTGGGCTGTGGGAACTTGGTCCTCATGTTTCCCATGTTCCCAGTCTCTGAGGACCTTGCCCACTGTGCCTTCCACTTGCAGTCTCTCCCCCGCAGCCTGAGCAGGAGCACTACCACCCTCGGCCGTgccccctcctcccgccccacCTCCAGCATCAGCCTTTTGTGTCCCTCCTCCTCAGCCATGCACCGGACCTTCCAGGCAGACCTGTACCTGCTGCGCCTCCGGGCCGCCCGTGCCTACGTGCAGGCCCTTGAGTCCAGCCTGAGCCCTGTATCTGCCACGGCCCGGGAGCCACTCAAGCTGCACGCTGTGGTGAGCGGTCAGGTGTTGGGGAGTCAGGCCGCCTCAGGGCCAGAGGGTTAGAGGTCAGGGGTGGGCAGGAACCCCTTAGCCGCAGAGCCGATGACAAGCCAACTAGGCCTCGTGCTTCCTTCTCACCTTCCCACAGGCCCAAGGACCAAGTCTTGtgtcctcctttgtgagaatgCTCTCACCTTCTCTTTCCCGGGCTGCCTCTTCCCCTTGGCTGGCCACAGAGTGGGGTGCTGTCTCCAGCTCCCTCATTCCATGCTGTGCCTCAGACGAGCCCCCAGACTTGGGGCAGGGTACACAGGTAGTCACCTTGGGGCATTTCTTCCCAAGAGCCTGGAGGGACTCTTACAGCTGTGGTACCAGGAGGAAACCTGTTCATTTCAGTAACTGCGGGCAGCCCAGGGAGTTAGGGCTGCCCGGTAGAGGGAAGGGGCCATCCTCAGACCAGCACAGACACAGGGAGTATGAGGAGGCCTTACACTCAGACACAAGTGACCTTGAGGTTGCGGCTCCAACCAGCTCTGAATGGGTCCCTGAGGTGTGCTGTCTGACCCAGTTGggtttctgatttctctttccctAAAGAAAGTGGATAGATATAGAGAGGAAAAGGCTACAGAGCAACCAAAGGTAAGAGGGAGGAAGGTGAGATCTTTGAGCCGCCATAAGACAAGATGTGCCggtgggccaggccctgggaggagaggggcaggggcagtggtGCAGACACAGGCGGGAGCTGGGACCTGCTTCCCCAGCCAGCTTTCTCTCCAACCAACTGGCTAAGTGGCCTCTGTTAAGCCCGTTCTCCAATCTGGGCCTTTGTTGATCCCCGTACACCTGGAGCCAGCCTTCTGGGTTCTGTGCCTTTTGAGGGACAGGTGGACAAAGCGTTAGAGCAGTTGGAGGAAGATGACTGGAGGGCATTGATGAGGAAGcaagtgggcagggccagggtgcACTGTATTCGGCGCCCAAGGCAACTAGGTCTTAAGGGCTTtctcccccacctcaccccctccACAGGTTCAGGGCCTGGGCCCCACCTTTAAGCTCACACTTCACCTGCAGAACACCTCAACAGCCCGACCCATCCTGGGGCTGCTGGTCTGCTTCCTGTACAACGAGGTGCTCTATGCTCTGCCCCGAGCCTTCTTCAAGGTACTGGACCCACCTTACTGAGACATGAAGTAAGAAAGGGGGGAGGGGCCTGATTAATGCCCACAGGTCAGAGGTGAGGGAGCTGGCAAGTGGCTGCAGCCACAGACCAGAACAGGGCATGGCAGGGGCCCTGGGAAGAGCACCCAAGGCCTTCCTCCCAGCCTGTGAGGGGCTCGGAGACACACAGAAGGTTCTGGGAGAACAGTGAGAGTCCAGGTCCCGCCGGTGTCTCTCTCAGAAGCATGTTGGTTCTCCCAGAGCCCTCCCTGCTTTCCCACCACTCCTGAAGCAGGAATTGGAGCCTCTCTTTGCCCTAAGGAGAATCTTCCAGAGTTAGGGGCCTGCCTGGTTTTTCCCCAGGTCTGGATTTGACTCTTTTAAGTTGGAAGGACCAGAAACTGAGAAAGACTCTGGGATGTGAAAGAAATAGCCCTGGACTTGGTTAGGGGTCaagaggtttggggtttttttgtttgtttgttttttgttttttacctttccTCTTGAAAAAAGAGGTTTAGGTTTAATTATGAACATGCATGCATCCCTGGGGCATTCTTTCCCCCCACTGAGCCCTTGCCCTCCTTGAATGGGCCTGTCATCCATGCCCACCCTGCCAGGGTACACTGAAATTCAGCTGAGACAGCAGGTGTGAGAGTGCTTTGGAATCTGCCAGACACTGTCTGGGCATGAGGCCTGACTTCCTTACCACTTTGTCCCCACTCAGGTCCCCTTGCTGGTGCCAGGGCTCAGCTACCCCCTGGAGACCTTTGTGGAGAGTCTTAGTGACAAGGGCATCTCAGACATTATCAAGGTAGGTTGCCCGTTGGTACTACTTGAGGACACCGAGAGTGATTGTGGACAAGGCCCCCCGCTGGCTGCCAAGACGGGGTGGGTGTCGGCACAGTAGAGGCCTCCCAGCCTCATCCCCTTTGACAGAGTCCTGGTGGCCTGTCATTAGGGCTAGTGCAGACCAGGCTCTGCTTGGCCTTTTCAGGGGCAAGGGCAAAGGAAGAATACTCCCTACTACCATGAGTGTCTTCTCCATAGGTTCTGGTGCTTCGAGAAGGCCAGAGTGCACCCCTGCTGAGTGCCCATATCAACATGCCCATGAGTGAGGGGCTGGCAGCTGCCTGACCCCCGGGCTGGTGTAAAAGCCCCTGTGGAACCAGGACCAGGAAGATCCAGCCCTTCTACCGGGCCGGACAGTCAGTGGCGCAAGGCCCACTCCCCGCGCAGCAGTGTGCAGGAGTGAcagcttccctctcctctcctaaGTGCCCCTTTCTCACCACCTGACCACTGGGTGACCTGCAGCCCCAGGTCAGTGAGTACCCAGGAGGTTcagctccttccttctcccagggCTTTTGCTGCTTTTCTGTGCTCCCCACTTTTCTCCAGAAACCACACCCAGGTCTGAAGGAAGAGTTCTGAAGTGGTCAAGGTGAGATGAGGCGCAGAGGCCCAGACTTCTTTGCCGCTTCCCTTGGGCACGTCACTCTGCAGCTGTTGCAGGCCCAAGCCAATTGGCTAGGTCCTGGCCTGGGACAATCAGGCTTTTCATGGGTGAAACTAGCCCCCTGTTGCTCCTGGGGTTCCAGAGGCTTGGCTGCTGCCAGCTCAGCTTGCAGGCAAAACACTGCTCTCATCTCCTCTCTTGGGCTGAGCAGAGGGCCCCTCCTTCTATTCAGGGGGCCCAGGGAATAGCTGCCTTCCCACAGGGGGCTTTTCTGAAATTTTGGGCTCAGCCAAAGTCTCAGGCCTGTGATGCTCCATGAAGATTGCCAAGGGAGAAGCTGGTGTGGGAGGGCAGAGAGTTCCTGTGCAGGGAGCTAGTGGCCCAGCCCTGACCAGCCTTCTGAGGACCACATAGCTGCTGCTCCCGACTTGGATGCTCACACCCGGAAAGCATCCCAGGAGAGGACAGCTCAGCTAGACAGAGCacaggtggggcccaggcacaCAGGACAGGTGTCTCTGGGGTCCGGGGCAGGGGACACAGGAGGCAGAAGCCCAGAACTGCTGATCAAGATGCCCTTCTATATGCCCTGGAGCCCAGATCAATCATGTGAGTGGGAAGTTCACTGGGCAGTGGCCATATTGTGAGAAATAAGCTGGAAAGGCGTAGATCATAGGTGTTGAGTCAGGTTGACGATTGATTGAAGACACATGTTAGACCACAAGGGTCAGAGACCCACAGTCCAGACCCTTGAGGCCTCCTGGAGCCCCTTGGCTAGCCTGCCTGGCCCACCTCAACATCCTTCTTTTGGGTTGATGCTGCCAGGGCCTCCCTGAGCCATCTGTGAGCCAGGAACCCTACTCCCCGAGGAAGGACCTGTATCTTCCCCTGTCTGACCAGGTGCAGCCTAGTGTGTGGCAGAAGGCTCAGGCTTGTGGGAAGTAACCAAATCCCTGTGGGTTTCAGTTTCCCCAAGTGTAAAATGAAGCAGTTAGACCAGATTCAGCTCTAACATCCTAGAGCCTGGTAGCCCCTCTGGAGGAAACGAGGAATCGACTCCAGAAAGGGGGTACTTGACAGGAGTTCAGTGCAGAGCTTTTGCTCTTGAGACCAAGGGCCCCAAGCTGATTGATTCTGCTGGGCGACAGCCTCTGTGCCCAAGACACAGTGAGGGACAGACCACAGCCACCCTCTGTCCTTCCCATGGAATGTATTCTGGGGCCAGGTTAAGAGAAGCAAGGGGTCTGGACCGAAGGAAGAGCCCATCCCCCTCTCTGCATGGTCCAGCCACTCACAAACATAGACCAGTTCAGTTAGGATGGTCAAGAGTTTCTAGATCAAGCCAACTGAGGCACCGTTGGAATAAGCAGGAGGTTTAGTCTGGAATTGGAAAGACGGGTGGAGGGAGTGTCGCTGTCAGAGAGATTTCAACTTCATGTGAAGTTTTCTAAGAGAGCTTATCAAAGATGGAAGGGCCTGCCTTAGAAGGTATTGAGCCCTGTCACTGGAGCTGTGtcactggggctgggctgtcacTTCACAAGGTTGAATGTTAGGCCAGATAACTGTACGATCCCTTTCACCCCAGTCAAGTGATGAACTGTGTGAACTCGGAACAAACAAGTCTGATCTGGGTTCTGTTCATAGTTATTCATGATGATGAAAGTGGAGAAATTGTTCCTAAGCCCAACACCTAACGTGAATTTATATGATGTAATACTGTGTACCTATTATTAAAACTATGTGGACTGCACTGGTGTGGACAGTGTACATAAAACAATATGAAGCAAGAAACGGTGCATGATACCCAATGGCCCCACGAGGTAGATAGAGCTCCAAGAAATTGTGTGCGTTAAGGATAAGGAGAGGTAGTTTTctggggttttgggttttttttttttaagtatctaaAAACATACTTAGTACTCTGGAATTAGGTAGTTTATAACAAGAATACAGCCTCTCCCTATTCCCCAGTACTGCTGCCTGCTACAGTCATTTTCAGTCCTCTtagctttttattcttttttttaaaattttgttttattgaactatagtccgtttacaatgttgtgtcaatttccagtgtagagcacaatttttcagttatacatgaacatacatatattcattgtcgcattctttttcactgtgagctaccacaagatcctgtatatatttccctgtgctatacagtataatctttttaatctattctacatatgcctgtcagtatctacaaattttgaactcctagtctgtcccttcccaccccactccccccggcaaccacaagtttgtattctatgtctatgagtctgtttctgttttatatttatgttcatttgtctttttcttttctttttttattttagattccacatatgagtggtctcatatggtatttttctctcttgctggcttacttcacttagaatgacattttccagggacatccatgttgctgcaaatggcattatgttgtttttttattgctgagtagtattccattgtataaatataccacgtcttctttatccactcatctgtcagtggacatttaggctgtttccatgtcttggctattgcagatagtgctgctatgaacattgggggtgcaggtgtctttttgaagtagggttccttctggatatatgcccaggaatgggattactgggccatatggtaagtctattcctggtcttttgaggactctccatactgttttccacagtggctgcaccaaactgcatgctcaccagcagtgtaggagggttcccttttctccacttagCTGTGTATTCTTTAAATGTATTTAGACACTATTTGTTGGCTCCCTCATAACAGATGAGGCTTTAGCTCTCTTGTGACAGCACCCTgccctctccttttctccccagtTTCTAGGTAAATCCATACTCATTATTTGGATTATTAGGAGAAAGTTACCCACTGCAGAGCAAACACTTGGGCTCtaattaaattactttttttgtacttacttatttttcatggagttaataattgccctattctttccatttgcttagttttctatGTATACCAATTGCTAATTCTTCCCCAGCTCAGTGTGCCAGTTCCTCTTTTTTCTGTACACTTCCCTTCATCCCGCTGCTTGAGTGCTGTTTGCTCTCTAGATCTGCAGCAGAGCACTTCTGGGAATTCTCTCTGCCATGTCCTGGGCTAGATTCCCTGATTCCTGGACCCCATGTCTTCCTTCATAGTTCCTTTACCC is a window of Vicugna pacos chromosome 10, VicPac4, whole genome shotgun sequence DNA encoding:
- the BBS1 gene encoding BBSome complex member BBS1, with the translated sequence MAAASSSDSDSGRAESNEASSKWLDAHYDPMANIHTFSACLALADLHGDGEYKLVVGDLGPGGQQPRLKVLKGPAVLSESPLPALPAAAVTFLMEQHEPRTPALALASGPCVYVYKNLRPYFKFSLPQLPPNPLEQDLWNQAKEDRIDPLTLKEMLEGIREKAEVPLSVQSLRFLQLELSEMEAFVNQHKSKSIKRQTVITTMTTLKKNLADEDAVSCLVLGTESKELLVLDPEAFTILAKMSLPSVPVFLEVSGQFDVEFRLAAACRNGNIYMLRRDSKRPKYCIELSAQPVGLVRVHKVLVVGSNQDSLHGFTHKGKRLWTVQMPAAILTMNLLEQCSRGLQAVMAGLANGEVRIYHDKALLNVIRTPDAVTSLCFGRYGREDNTLIMTTRGGGLIIKILKRTAVFAERAGEAGPPPAQAVKLNVPRKTRLYVDQTLREREAGTAMHRTFQADLYLLRLRAARAYVQALESSLSPVSATAREPLKLHAVVQGLGPTFKLTLHLQNTSTARPILGLLVCFLYNEVLYALPRAFFKVPLLVPGLSYPLETFVESLSDKGISDIIKVLVLREGQSAPLLSAHINMPMSEGLAAA